From the genome of Miscanthus floridulus cultivar M001 chromosome 10, ASM1932011v1, whole genome shotgun sequence, one region includes:
- the LOC136486259 gene encoding probable calcium-transporting ATPase 9, plasma membrane-type, with amino-acid sequence MERLESYLKEHFDVPAKNPSEEAQRRWRSAVGLVKNRRRRFRMVPDLDRRSQDEAQRQSIQEKIRLALVVQKAAITFIDGAKHKDYRITEDIIKAGFSINPDELASITSKHYVKALKMHGGADGISKKIRSSFDHGISGSDLDTRQNIYGVNRYAEKPSRSFWMFVWDALQDMTLIILMVCALVSAVVGLASEGWPKGMYDGLGIILSILLVVMVTAISDYRQSLQFKELDNEKKKIFIHVTRDGSRQKISIYDLAVGDIVHLSIGDQVPADGLYIHGYSLLIDESSLSGESDPVYISQDKPFILAGTKVQDGSAKMMVTAVGMRTEWGRLMSTLSEGGEDETPLQVKLNGVATIIGKIGLMFATLTFVVLMVRFLNEKGLTVGLSKWYSTDALTIVNYFATAVTIIVVAVPEGLPLAVTLSLAFAMKKLMNDKALVRHLSACETMGSAGTICTDKTGTLTTNHMVVDKIWISEVSKSVTSNSSLEDLTSAISPVTLSLLLQGIFENTSAEVVNEKDGKQTVLGTPTERAIFEFGLKLEGLDAEDRTCTKVKVEPFNSVKKKMAVLVSLQNGVYRWFTKGASEIIVQMCDMVIDGDGNSVPLSEARRKNILDTINSFASDALRTLCLAYKEVDDFNDDADSPTSGFTLISIFGIKDPLRPGVKDAVKACMSAGIIVRMVTGDNINTAKAIAKECGILTDGDVAIEGSEFRSKSPEEMRDIIPKIRVMARSLPLDKHTLVTNLRGMFREVVAVTGDGTNDAPALHEADIGLAMGIAGTEVAKESADVIVLDDNFTTIINVARWGRAVYINIQKFVQFQLTVNIVALVINFVSACITGSAPLTAVQLLWVNMIMDTLGALALATEPPNDDMMKRPPVGRGESFITKVMWRNIIGQSLYQLVVLGVLMFAGEQFLNIKGADSKSVINTLIFNSFVFCQVFNEINSREMEKINVFRGMVTNWIFIAIIAVTVVFQVVIIEFLGTFASTVPLNWQLWLLSVGLGSVSLIVGAILKCIPVTKSNEPPASQNGYAPLPSGPDDI; translated from the exons ATGGAGAGGCTGGAGAGCTACCTGAAGGAGCACTTCGATGTGCCGGCGAAGAACCCCTCCGAGGAGGCGCAGCGGCGATGGCGCTCAGCCGTGGGCCTCGTCaagaaccgccgccgccgcttccgcatGGTGCCCGACCTCGACCGCCGCAGCCAGGACGAGGCCCAGCGACAATCCATCCAG GAAAAAATTCGGCTTGCCCTGGTTGTGCAGAAGGCTGCCATCACCTTCATTGATG GTGCCAAGCATAAAGACTATCGGATAACAGAGGATATCATAAAAGCTGGATTTTCCATAAATCCTGATGAACTGGCATCGATCACAAGCAAGCATTATGTGAAAGCTTTGAAGATGCACGGTGGTGCAGACGGGATATCCAAAAAAATCCGATCGTCATTCGACCATGGCATATCTGGCAGTGACCTAGACACAAGGCAAAACATCTATGGCGTCAATCGCTATGCGGAGAAGCCTTCAAGAAGTTTCTGGATGTTTGTTTGGGATGCGTTGCAGGACATGACTCTTATCATTCTTATGGTGTGTGCTTTGGTATCTGCTGTTGTGGGTCTGGCATCTGAAGGTTGGCCCAAGGGCATGTATGATGGCTTGGGAATAATACTCAGTATTTTGCTGGTCGTGATGGTTACTGCTATCAGTGACTACAGGCAGTCGCTTCAGTTCAAGGAGCTAgacaatgagaagaagaagatttTTATCCATGTAACCAGAGATGGCTCTCGGCAGAAGATCTCTATATATGACTTGGCGGTTGGCGATATCGTGCATCTATCAATTGGAGACCAAGTACCTGCCGATGGACTGTACATTCATGGATACTCCCTTTTGATTGATGAGTCCAGCTTGTCAGGTGAGAGCGATCCAGTTTATATTTCTCAAGATAAGCCGTTCATCTTGGCAGGAACTAAAGTTCAGGATGGATCAGCTAAGATGATGGTAACCGCTGTTGGTATGCGCACTGAATGGGGAAGGTTGATGAGCACATTGAGTGAAGGAGGAGAGGATGAGACGCCGCTGCAGGTTAAGCTAAACGGAGTTGCAACCATCATTGGCAAGATTGGCCTGATGTTTGCCACATTAACATTTGTGGTCCTCATGGTTAGATTCCTTAATGAAAAAGGTTTAACAGTTGGTTTGTCCAAATGGTATTCTACTGATGCACTGACTATAGTAAACTACTTTGCAACGGCAGTCACTATTATTGTCGTTGCTGTTCCTGAGGGGCTGCCTCTTGCTGTTACTTTGAGTCTTGCATTTGCAATGAAAAAGCTAATGAATGATAAAGCACTTGTAAGGCATCTTTCAGCATGCGAGACAATGGGATCTGCTGGTACCATCTGCACAGATAAAACAGGAACTTTGACTACTAACCATATGGTTGTTGACAAGATATGGATATCTGAGGTCTCAAAGTCAGTTACCAGTAACAGTAGTTTGGAAGATCTGACTTCTGCCATCTCTCCAGTTACATTGAGCCTACTTTTGCAGGGCATTTTTGAGAACACAAGTGCAGAGGTAGTCAATGAGAAGGATGGTAAGCAAACTGTTTTAGGAACTCCAACAGAAAGGGcaatatttgaatttggcttgaaATTGGAAGGTCTTGATGCTGAGGATAGGACCTGCACCAAGGTTAAGGTTGAGCCTTTCAATTCGGTTAAGAAGAAGATGGCAGTGTTGGTCTCATTACAAAATGGCGTGTACCGTTGGTTCACCAAAGGTGCATCAGAGATTATTGTGCAGATGTGTGACATGGTGATAGATGGCGATGGAAACAGTGTTCCCTTGTCAGAAGCTCGGAGAAAGAACATCTTGGATACTATCAACTCCTTTGCTTCGGATGCTTTAAGGACACTGTGCTTGGCGTATAAGGAAGTGGATGATTTCAATGATGATGCAGATAGCCCAACAAGTGGCTTTACTCTAATATCCATTTTTGGCATCAAGGATCCTTTGCGCCCAGGAGTCAAGGATGCTGTGAAGGCCTGTATGTCTGCCGGTATCATTGTGAGAATGGTGACTGGTGATAATATCAATACAGCTAAAGCTATAGCCAAAGAGTGTGGAATACTAACTGATGGTGACGTAGCAATAGAAGGATCAGAATTCCGCAGTAAGAGCCCAGAAGAGATGAGAGACATAATACCTAAGATTCGG GTCATGGCTCGTTCTTTACCATTGGACAAGCATACCCTTGTGACAAACTTGCGAGGTATGTTTCGTGAGGTGGTTGCTGTGACAGGTGACGGCACGAATGATGCTCCAGCATTACATGAAGCAGATATTGGCCTTGCTATGGGCATAGCAGGAACAGAG GTTGCCAAGGAGAGTGCTGATGTGATAGTGCTTGATGACAATTTTACAACTATAATAAATGTTGCGAGGTGGGGTCGTGCGGTTTACATAAACATCCAAAAGTTTGTGCAGTTTCAGTTGACTGTCAATATTGTTGCTTTGGTCATCAACTTTGTTTCAGCATGTATTACAG GCAGTGCTCCTCTCACAGCGGTGCAACTGTTGTGGGTCAATATGATTATGGATACATTAGGAGCTTTAGCTCTAGCAACAGAGCCTCCAAATGATGACATGATGAAGAGGCCGCCTGTTGGGCGAGGGGAAAGTTTCATTACCAAAGTCATGTGGAGAAATATCATTGGGCAAAGTTTATATCAGTTGGTTGTACTTGGGGTTCTCATGTTTGCTGGGGAACAGTTTCTGAATATCAAGGGTGCAGATTCCAAATCTGTTATCAATACACTCATATTCAACTCCTTTGTGTTCTGCCAG GTGTTCAACGAAATAAACAGCAGGGAAATGGAGAAGATTAATGTTTTCCGTGGTATGGTCACCAACTGGATCTTTATTGCAATCATAGCTGTGACAGTCGTATTCCAAGTGGTGATCATAGAATTTCTCGGCACTTTTGCAAGCACTGTTCCACTTAACTGGCAGCTTTGGCTTCTAAGTGTTGGCCTTGGATCGGTCAGCTTGATTGTTGGTGCCATCTTGAAGTGCATACCAGTTACCAAATCAAATGAACCTCCTGCAAGTCAGAATGGCTATGCGCCACTTCCCAGCGGCCCTGATGACATATAG